A stretch of the Rosa rugosa chromosome 5, drRosRugo1.1, whole genome shotgun sequence genome encodes the following:
- the LOC133711142 gene encoding protein NIM1-INTERACTING 2: protein MDAEKRKREDEGEIDGKRAKSEEDNGAVVTEEEVEEFFTIIRRIHVAARQFGKPEGAAGPKLTTSEKLRLSFEARDFEEEKRPEADSGLDLNSDPPSEES from the coding sequence ATGGATGCAGAAAAGCGAAAGCGCGAGGATGAGGGCGAAATTGACGGGAAGAGAGCGAAATCGGAGGAAGATAACGGCGCGGTGGTGAcggaggaggaggtggaggagTTCTTTACCATAATCAGGAGGATACACGTGGCGGCCAGGCAGTTTGGGAAACCGGAAGGAGCAGCCGGCCCTAAGTTGACGACGTCAGAGAAATTGAGGCTCTCTTTCGAAGCAAGAGACTTTGAGGAAGAGAAAAGGCCGGAGGCGGATTCGGGTTTGGATCTCAATTCGGATCCTCCATCGGAAGAAAGCTAA